The proteins below come from a single Myxococcus xanthus genomic window:
- the dnaG gene encoding DNA primase, with protein sequence MGVVIPEHKIQEVLERVDLVGLISRHVDLKKAGREWKACCPFHQEKTPSFYVVPEKRFYFCHGCRASGDAVSFVQRYLGKTFLDAVRDLARELGVDLEAEQDPSMRERQQIKEATDQAAEHFRAMLWQQDEGRSARAYIASRGVSDETAMAFGLGWAPLEWASLTERFQKLGMLEWAAKAGLVLKRNSGDGYYDFFRSRVMVPIRAPEGRPIAFGGRLIGADEGPKYLNSRESRLYNKSETLFGMDQSRDEIRKRKAAVLVEGYFDALGLHQVGVRHAVALCSTNLTAGHMQVLKRAEARELILLLDGDSAGLAAVERLSGPLLAAGATARVALLPQGDDPDTFARREGQEGVERLLEGAHPLTSHLFASLLPEGKAASFEEKMAALERLKPVVGQVPVGLVRATLFSAVAEHFGWRPADVEAALRSKVPLPKPAGGDAPPSSPNRPAPPLEKPPPALECFYVGAVLKEPRLMARDTFRVCDELSHMGLRMALAHATSGHGANDALFESSEAVKRGIESALRQLPSEPVPLEAAFLSICREIMVRRIDERLVYIKRATEQTPGAFDLTEETRQLLVERVELLALKKRVLEELKPASSGTKAPMQPV encoded by the coding sequence GTGGGAGTCGTGATTCCGGAGCACAAGATCCAGGAGGTCCTCGAACGGGTGGACCTCGTCGGGCTCATCTCCCGGCATGTCGACCTGAAGAAGGCCGGGCGCGAATGGAAGGCCTGCTGTCCCTTCCATCAGGAGAAGACCCCCTCGTTCTACGTGGTGCCGGAGAAGCGCTTCTATTTCTGCCATGGCTGCCGCGCGAGCGGTGACGCGGTGTCCTTCGTCCAGCGCTACCTGGGCAAGACGTTCCTGGATGCGGTGCGGGACCTGGCGCGCGAGCTGGGCGTGGACCTGGAAGCCGAGCAGGACCCCAGCATGCGGGAGCGGCAGCAAATCAAGGAGGCCACGGACCAGGCCGCCGAGCACTTCCGCGCCATGCTGTGGCAGCAGGACGAAGGCCGCTCCGCCCGCGCCTACATCGCCAGCCGCGGCGTCTCCGACGAGACGGCCATGGCGTTCGGCCTGGGCTGGGCGCCGCTCGAATGGGCCTCACTGACGGAGCGCTTCCAGAAGCTGGGCATGCTGGAGTGGGCGGCGAAGGCCGGCCTGGTCCTCAAGCGCAACAGCGGCGACGGCTACTACGACTTCTTCCGCAGCCGAGTGATGGTGCCCATCCGCGCGCCGGAGGGCCGCCCCATCGCCTTCGGTGGCCGTCTGATTGGCGCGGATGAAGGGCCCAAGTACCTCAACTCGCGCGAGTCCCGGCTCTACAACAAGAGCGAGACGCTCTTCGGCATGGACCAGTCTCGCGACGAGATTCGCAAGCGCAAGGCCGCCGTGCTGGTAGAGGGCTACTTCGACGCCCTTGGCCTCCACCAGGTGGGCGTGCGGCACGCGGTGGCGCTGTGCTCCACCAACCTCACCGCCGGACACATGCAGGTGCTGAAGCGCGCCGAGGCCCGCGAGCTGATTCTGCTGTTGGACGGAGATTCGGCCGGCCTTGCCGCTGTCGAACGGCTTTCCGGTCCCCTGCTCGCCGCGGGAGCGACCGCGCGAGTTGCCCTGCTGCCGCAAGGGGATGATCCAGACACCTTCGCGCGTCGAGAGGGCCAGGAGGGCGTGGAACGGCTGCTGGAAGGCGCCCACCCGCTCACCAGCCACCTGTTCGCCTCGCTCCTCCCGGAGGGCAAGGCCGCGAGCTTCGAGGAGAAGATGGCAGCGCTCGAGCGGCTCAAGCCGGTGGTGGGGCAGGTCCCCGTGGGCCTGGTGCGCGCCACCCTCTTCAGCGCGGTGGCCGAGCACTTCGGCTGGCGGCCTGCGGACGTGGAGGCAGCCCTGCGCAGCAAGGTGCCCCTGCCCAAGCCCGCCGGCGGGGACGCACCTCCTTCGAGCCCCAACCGCCCCGCCCCGCCCCTGGAGAAGCCGCCCCCCGCGCTGGAGTGCTTCTACGTGGGCGCGGTGTTGAAAGAGCCACGGTTGATGGCGCGGGACACCTTCCGCGTGTGTGACGAGCTGTCCCACATGGGCCTGCGCATGGCGCTGGCGCATGCGACGTCGGGACACGGCGCAAATGATGCGCTCTTTGAATCCTCGGAAGCCGTGAAGCGCGGCATTGAAAGCGCGCTGCGGCAGCTCCCCTCGGAACCTGTTCCCCTGGAGGCGGCGTTCCTCTCCATCTGCAGGGAAATCATGGTGCGGCGCATCGACGAGCGGCTCGTTTATATAAAGCGGGCGACGGAGCAGACGCCGGGGGCGTTCGACCTGACAGAGG